The sequence GAATTACTTGGATAGTCATCGAGTCCAccaaaaagaaacaaacaaacagatctttcacttttcttcttcttttatttaaaATTCAACAAATCTCTCTCTTTGTTCATACCGAAAGTAAAAGTAATCAATAGGGTCTCTTGCTTTTGTAAAGCTAAAATCATGTAGATTATCTTTTCTTAATCTTCTTCATCACACAGCTTTTTTTAAACTAATTACAACAAACTCACCAACTTTGCCAAAGGGAAACGATAAGAATCACAAGACAAATGCTCCCACCAAGACTTAAATTGTTGATTATTCTTAACTCCAACTCTTTGTTTACTATATTTTGCATAAATTTCTTACTGACTTGAGCGTCGGAGTACCTTTTTTATGGTTTTCTGTAGGTATCTCCTTGTCAATCCTAGGACATCTTTAGTAAAGGAGTATTGTTGAAACAGAAGGCAAAAGCAGTCTTGCCAATTCTGTAACTTGTAAATCACATATCATAATGCAGTTCTGTTGAAGATTCTAGAATCGTCTGATTGAATGACTTAATGCAGATAAACAAAGACGGGTCAGTGTAGAGTCCCTTAAAAGCAGTCTGTGTCCATTTCCCTTTTCTCCTACACGATTGGAGATGGTTTAATCGGAAACTCTGGATATAGAAAATTAGAAACCAGTCTGCACATTTTAATACTTGAATCCGGGCAAACTAATTCTTGCTAACTTCGTCGCTGAGTTTCAAAACCCTCCCTCATTCACTTGCTCGTAAATGAGGTGCCAGTGGTCTATGTGTAAGCCTGTACGGTGTACCAGATCATTTGTAAGTGATATTCCAAGCTCATTTAATTCTGATAATGTTGCTTTACAAATTATAAGCCGAGTCATTAACCCCACGGTGAGTTCTAAGCGAGTTCCCGGAATTGTCATCGACTTGGATCATTTGTAATAGCACATCCGACTTGAAAATACAATGGAGCAGTCATACTATTAAATAGATTTTTTCGTCATCATACAAGTTTTTGACTTTAGATCATGGATATTATAACCATGGACTGAAGATCAACATAAGGTATCTCTAATATCCTTCTCATTTTCTGTATCCAGTGGATTTTTTATTCTTCTAGCATTTTAATCCCCGTTACTATTATCAATATGTGCATTTGTGTAATCAAATCTATGTAGTCTTGATAAGTAATTGAGTAGAGCACATGAAATTTCCAGGCAAATTTGGTCActattcttttcttttaaaatggCTGAGACGCAGTAGCACTCTctgggttcttcttcttcttttatgtaAAATTTAAAGTAAAGAAATCAAATCACTCCCTTTGTTCATGCCGAAAGTAAAAGCTAATATTAagtagattattttttttcatgATACAGAGACTTTTAAATTAAACTCACCACGTTGTCTGGTCGTCAGGAAACCACGACCACGACCCAGGTTGGGCGTGAATCTTTTCTTCATAATGCAATTAATTAATTAAGTTGTTGTTTATGTATGTAATTAAACTGAGAAGAGAAattcaataaataaaaaaattacagtagTTTTTATGGTGCAGGCTGAATTCCGTACAAATGAAACGCTGAAAATTTATATCACCCGCTATTAACAAATTAACATTTTAATTATTCATGACCCAAATGGAGAATGTGATTCACATGCACTGATACTAGGCGATGACCGACCGACCTTAAGAGATATTTCTGGTGTACAGTGAATGAATTAAAAGTAAGGATAGGACTACTGACTACACACTTACGGGTGCTGTTTCCTTTGATTATTGAGACCAGTACCATCACGTGTGGTTGAAAGAAATCACAGGGAAAGTAGACAAATAATTTCTCCGTTGGTTTGTTATATTTCTGTACTGCATTCGGATTTCTTTTTGATGCCTGTTGGTTGATCAATTATTCATGAAACCATAAAGTTGATGTACAGGTCGAAGGTGTGGTTGGAGAAATTCCAGAGCAAAGAATAGATTTGATACTAGTCACCGACGAATATTTTAGTAATTTCCATTTGTTACGGGAAAAAACAATTATTGCTGCTGTCTGGTCATGTTGATAAAGTAAGATGCCAATTACAAAGTGATCTCTTCTTTTCTACGCACATAATTCATAGGATATTTCCGCATTTCAGGATTTCGCATTATCGTCTTATCTTATGGTTCAACTTGAACCACACCACCCATACACGTACAAtgatcatttactttacttttgagAATCCACATTTCAGGATTTCGCATTATTCGTCCTCAAATTTATGGTTGAAAGTTGAAAGTAGTTTCCGTTGTCAGGTCTTGAACAGTATGGCACAATTATTTGAAAAACTAGCTAAGACCTGTATGATTCAAATGCATTCACATAATGCAGTACAAAAGTATGATGAACCAACAGCGAAATTGCACAACAAGAAAATCTTAACCTTGTTCCTCAAAAAAATAACTCTATCTCAATCTCTTAATCTGTTTATAATGGCGTTCGAGGGTGTTCTTACTAATGGTGCATCTGATATGTTGAAAAATCTGGTTACTCTACTTGGAAATGAGATTAGTCTTGCTTGGGGTGTCAAGGATGACCTGAGAATGCTTAAACAGACATTAGAGGTCATTGAGGCTAAAACATCCGATGCGGAGACCAAGCAGGTGAACGATGCTGCGGTTTCACTTTGGTTAAAAATGCTCAAACAAGTTTCTTACGATGCTGATGATCTTCTGGATGAATTTTCTTACGAAGCTATGCGCCGATCTCATCATAAGAAAAGTAAGGTAAAAGTCTTCTTTTCATCCTCCAATCAACTCGTCTTTCGTTTTAAAATGGCTCATAGAATCAGAGTAGTCAATAAACAGTTTAATCAAATAGCAACCGCTATGGAAAGATTTCAGTTTCAAACTACTAGCAGTGGTGGATACGACGAGCAACATAAGTAGCGGCTAACTACTTCATTCTTTGGAGATGCTTCAAAATTTGTAGGAAGGGATGCTGATAAATCAGAGATAGTTAAGCTGTTAACAACGATGAGCATGTCTTCGCCATCTTCTTTACCATCAAATTCTTCTGTAAATTCTAATATACATGAAAATGTCTCCgtcatatccatagttggtatGGGGGGACTTGGAAAGACCAGCCTAGCACAATCCATCTACAATGATAAATCAGTAGAAAAATACTTCGAAAAAAAAATGTGGGTGTGCATCTCAGATGACTTCGATGTGTTTAAAATCTTAAAAAACATTATGGAGTCGGCAACTGGTTCTAGATGTCAAGATTTTTCAAACTTTGATGTCTTTGTAAAAAAGGTTATCGAAGAATtacaaggaacaaaatatttgttAGTTCTAGATGACTTATGGAATGAAGATCCCATAGAATGGAATAAACTTAAGAGTGTCCTAGACTGCTGCGTTTCTGTTGGCAGCAAAATTATAATCACTACACGCAGCCAAACAGTTGCATCTGTGGTGCAAGGTTTAATTCCTCCTTACAATCTAAATGTATTATCTGAAGCAGAGTGTTGGTCTATCATCCAGAACAGAGCTTTTTCTGCATGAGAGAGTTTATCCTGTTGATtacattgctcaaagtgtttacaaatgatgaattggagaaaaactattaaaaatcgggtgtttgcaacgtttttgattgttgcaaaacactgttacataaaacgataaaagccaactgtcgctgttcagcttctacgacccccgcctctgtgtcgttatcactgttgataaacgactgtcttcgtgtgtctgttcttcgtgttcttcagttctgcagcagcagaaatggtgttctttgcaactcgatttttcgtctctgtgatgctctgtaactctccccCAAACTATCTCTGAATTATATGAGTCCCCAGCACACCATATATATACCCAACAGAACCTCCAAATATCGCATTAAACTCTCAAATATTCTCTCATTACTCGGGTGATACAAATTATTTTCGGGgagattttctttcctgttttgttGTTTCCACGCGCCTAGAGATGTATTACACACTCTATCTCATTCATATCATGTCCATAACAGGATAGAATCTCTCCAACACGTGACAAACTCTCTGCAATTCAACTAAACCCGTGAAAACTTCATGAAGCTCTGTTTTTCTCCACGCGACGATTCAGCCAAATTTTGTCTAAAATAAAACCCATACCAACGTTATATAGTCATATcgcgtccacccatgaagtttcagcgattcagtctacctctaacccatccaaaatttGATAGAAAAATCTGCCAGGGGTgaaactcttcttcccgccaaaaatgaaatttgaactGAAGAAGAAAGGTTGCATCCTATCCGGTCTTGGGGTGCCTTCAGCAAATGGGTGTTATACATAAATGGGCTACATATAGACGTGGGATCCCCTtagaaaaagtgggggtccgtatagaaaaAGTCCTTCGGGTACTccgaacaacttttcgagccgaattttccaacaatgtttatttccaaaaaaatacctacaaacacacaaaacgccataataaatacaaaaacgAGTACttacaatacggaacattgaggccAAAATAGACACATTAATGCGTATATCATAATGAGACTCCAACGATGAAAATTATAGGAGAGCAAATAGCAAAAAAATGTGGAGGTTTGCCGCTTGCTGCAAACTTCTTTGGTTGTCTCATGCACTCACAGAGTGAGGAGAGGCAGTGGTTGTCAATTAGAGACAACCAAAGCTTAGAAACACCAGGAGAAAATCACAGTGGGAGAATCATACAGATATTGAAATTGAGTTACGATACTTTACCATCCCATTTGAAACAATGTTTCTCGTACtgatgtttatttcccaaagatTGGAAATATGATAGAAAAACATTGATTCGATTGTGGATGGACGAAGGATTCATTCATCCTCCATCTAATGGAGGAAATCAAAACTCATTAGAAGATATTGGTAATGATTACTTCCTTAGTTTGTTGTCTAGTTCTTgttggaaaaaaatgggtttcacaaaggatgaatgacacagagaagaaattgttgcactccaaaactttcaaggcttgtataaatttcttttagacaaatatttctaccctcccaataacaattggcgattacaaca comes from Papaver somniferum cultivar HN1 unplaced genomic scaffold, ASM357369v1 unplaced-scaffold_158, whole genome shotgun sequence and encodes:
- the LOC113337054 gene encoding disease resistance protein RGA2-like, whose amino-acid sequence is MAFEGVLTNGASDMLKNLVTLLGNEISLAWGVKDDLRMLKQTLEVIEAKTSDAETKQVNDAAVSLWLKMLKQVSYDADDLLDEFSYEAMRRSHHKKRRDADKSEIVKLLTTMSMSSPSSLPSNSSVNSNIHENVSVISIVGMGGLGKTSLAQSIYNDKSVEKYFEKKMWVCISDDFDVFKILKNIMESATGSRCQDFSNFDVFVKKVIEELQGTKYLLVLDDLWNEDPIEWNKLKSVLDCCVSVGSKIIITTRSQTVASVVQGLIPPYNLNVLSEAECWSIIQNRAFSA